The following proteins come from a genomic window of Enterobacter chengduensis:
- the phoQ gene encoding two-component system sensor histidine kinase PhoQ produces MRRILRHILPLSLRVRFLLATAAVVLVLSLSYGMVALVGYSVSFDKTTFRLLRGESNLFYTLAKWENNRITVEMPENLNQQSPTLALIYDEKGKLLWAQRDIPWLVKSIRPEWLKTNGFHEIEADLNTTSSLIREDRSLQQKLNEIRADDAETEMTHSVAVNLYPATLNMPQLTIVVIDTIPVELKRSYMVWSWFIYVLAANLLLVIPLLWVAAWWSLRPIESLAKEVRELEEHHREKLNPETTRELTSLVRNLNRLLKSERERYDKYRTTLTDLTHSLKTPLAVMQSTLRSMRSSKLSVDDAEPVMLEQISRISQQIGYYLHRASMRSGSALLSRELHPVAPLLDNLTSALNKVYQRKGVNISLDISPEISFVGEKNDFMEVMGNMLDNACKYCLEFVEVSARQTENELHIIVEDDGPGIPRNKRDVVFDRGQRADTLRPGQGVGLAVAREIVDQYDGKIETSESLLGGARMEVIFGRQEPTSNDS; encoded by the coding sequence ATGAGACGGATCCTGCGCCATATTCTGCCCCTTTCGCTGCGGGTACGTTTTCTGCTGGCAACGGCCGCCGTCGTGCTGGTGCTGTCGCTCTCCTACGGCATGGTCGCCCTCGTAGGCTACAGCGTCAGCTTTGATAAAACCACATTTCGGCTGCTGCGTGGCGAAAGCAATCTGTTTTATACCCTGGCGAAGTGGGAAAACAACCGCATCACCGTCGAAATGCCGGAAAACCTCAACCAGCAAAGCCCCACGCTGGCCCTGATCTATGACGAGAAGGGTAAGTTACTGTGGGCGCAGCGTGACATCCCGTGGCTGGTTAAAAGTATTCGTCCGGAATGGCTTAAAACCAACGGATTTCATGAAATTGAGGCCGACCTCAACACCACCAGCTCGCTGATACGTGAAGATCGCTCCCTGCAGCAAAAGCTGAACGAGATCCGCGCAGATGATGCCGAAACGGAGATGACGCACTCCGTTGCGGTTAACCTCTACCCGGCGACGCTGAACATGCCTCAGCTAACCATCGTGGTGATCGACACCATTCCGGTCGAGCTCAAGCGTTCTTATATGGTCTGGAGCTGGTTCATCTACGTTCTGGCTGCAAATCTCCTGCTGGTGATCCCGCTGCTGTGGGTGGCGGCATGGTGGAGCTTGCGCCCCATTGAATCACTGGCGAAAGAGGTTCGCGAGCTGGAAGAACATCATCGCGAGAAGCTGAATCCGGAAACGACCCGCGAGCTCACTAGCCTGGTGCGTAACCTCAATCGCCTGCTGAAAAGCGAACGCGAACGCTATGATAAGTACCGTACCACCCTTACCGACCTGACCCACAGCCTGAAAACCCCGCTGGCCGTCATGCAAAGCACCCTGCGTTCAATGCGCAGTTCAAAGCTGAGCGTCGATGATGCCGAGCCGGTGATGCTGGAACAGATCAGCCGCATTTCGCAGCAAATTGGCTATTACCTGCACCGCGCCAGCATGCGTTCCGGCAGCGCCCTGCTGAGCCGCGAGCTGCACCCGGTCGCCCCGCTTCTGGATAACCTCACATCCGCCCTCAACAAGGTGTATCAGCGTAAAGGGGTGAACATTAGCCTCGATATCTCGCCCGAGATAAGCTTTGTCGGGGAGAAAAATGACTTCATGGAAGTGATGGGCAACATGCTGGACAACGCCTGCAAATACTGTCTGGAGTTCGTGGAAGTGTCCGCGCGTCAGACGGAAAATGAACTGCACATCATCGTTGAGGATGATGGTCCGGGGATCCCGCGCAACAAGCGTGACGTGGTGTTCGATCGCGGTCAGCGCGCCGATACGCTACGTCCAGGCCAGGGCGTAGGTTTAGCCGTTGCCCGCGAGATTGTTGACCAGTACGACGGAAAAATCGAAACCAGCGAAAGCTTGCTGGGCGGCGCCCGGATGGAGGTCATTTTTGGTCGCCAGGAGCCCACGTCGAACGATAGTTAA
- the phoP gene encoding two-component system response regulator PhoP, with product MRVLVVEDNALLRHHLKVQLQEMGHQVDDAEDAKEADYYLNEHLPDIAIVDLGLPDEDGLSLIRRWRSHDVSLPVLVLTAREGWQDKVEVLSAGADDYVTKPFHIEEVAARMQALLRRNSGLASQVISIPPFQVDLSRRELSINDEVIKLTAFEYTIMETLIRNNGKVVSKDSLMLQLYPDAELRESHTIDVLMGRLRKKIQAQYPQDVITTVRGQGYLFELR from the coding sequence ATGCGCGTACTGGTTGTTGAGGATAACGCATTGCTACGCCATCACCTGAAGGTTCAGCTTCAGGAGATGGGACATCAGGTGGACGATGCTGAAGATGCAAAAGAAGCCGATTATTATCTCAATGAACACCTGCCGGATATCGCCATTGTCGATTTAGGGTTGCCTGACGAAGACGGTCTGTCGTTAATTCGCCGCTGGCGCAGCCACGATGTCTCCCTGCCGGTACTGGTGCTGACCGCCCGTGAAGGCTGGCAGGATAAGGTTGAGGTGCTCAGCGCGGGTGCAGATGATTACGTCACCAAGCCGTTTCATATTGAAGAGGTGGCGGCACGCATGCAGGCGCTATTACGCCGCAACAGCGGGCTGGCGTCACAGGTTATTTCCATCCCGCCTTTCCAGGTCGACCTCTCCCGCCGGGAATTATCCATCAATGATGAAGTGATCAAGCTCACCGCCTTCGAATACACCATCATGGAGACGCTGATCCGTAACAATGGCAAAGTGGTGAGTAAAGATTCCTTAATGCTCCAGCTTTATCCCGATGCGGAGCTACGCGAGAGCCATACCATTGACGTGCTGATGGGCCGCTTGCGCAAGAAGATTCAGGCGCAGTATCCCCAGGATGTGATTACCACCGTCCGTGGCCAGGGCTACCTGTTCGAATTACGCTAA
- the purB gene encoding adenylosuccinate lyase, translated as MELSSLTAVSPVDGRYGDKVSALRGIFSEYGLLKFRVQVEVRWLQKLAAQAAIKEVPAFDEKANDYLDKIVAGFSEEDAARIKTIERTTNHDVKAVEYFLKEKVESVPALHAVSEFIHFACTSEDINNLSHALMLSTARKEVVLPYWRKIIDAVKALSVEYRDIPLLSRTHGQPATPSTMGKEMANVAYRMERQYRQLEQVEILGKINGAVGNYNAHIAAYPEVDWHQFSEEFVTSLGVQWNPYTTQIEPHDYIAELFDCIARFNTILIDFDRDVWGYIALNHFKQKTIAGEIGSSTMPHKVNPIDFENSEGNLGLANAVLQHMASKLPVSRWQRDLTDSTVLRNLGVGIGYALIAYQSTLKGVSKLEVNRDRLLDELDHNWEVLAEPIQTVMRRYGIEKPYEKLKELTRGKRVDAEGMKQFIDGLALPEEEKTRLKAMTPANYIGRAITMVDELK; from the coding sequence ATGGAATTATCCTCACTGACCGCCGTATCCCCTGTCGATGGACGCTACGGCGATAAAGTCAGCGCGCTGCGCGGGATCTTCAGCGAATATGGTTTGCTGAAGTTCCGTGTTCAGGTTGAAGTACGCTGGCTGCAGAAGCTGGCCGCCCAGGCAGCAATCAAGGAAGTTCCTGCTTTTGACGAAAAGGCAAACGATTACCTTGATAAAATCGTTGCCGGGTTTAGCGAAGAAGACGCCGCGCGCATTAAGACCATCGAACGCACCACCAACCACGACGTGAAGGCGGTTGAGTATTTCCTGAAAGAGAAAGTGGAAAGCGTCCCTGCCCTGCACGCCGTGTCTGAGTTCATCCACTTCGCCTGTACCTCTGAAGACATCAACAACCTGTCTCATGCGCTGATGCTCTCCACCGCGCGCAAAGAGGTGGTGCTGCCTTACTGGCGTAAAATCATCGACGCGGTGAAAGCGCTGTCCGTGGAATACCGCGACATTCCGCTGCTTTCCCGTACTCACGGCCAGCCAGCCACCCCTTCCACCATGGGGAAAGAGATGGCGAACGTCGCGTACCGCATGGAGCGCCAGTACCGTCAGCTTGAGCAGGTTGAAATTCTGGGCAAAATCAACGGCGCGGTCGGTAACTATAACGCCCACATCGCCGCTTACCCGGAAGTGGACTGGCACCAGTTCAGCGAAGAGTTCGTGACCTCGCTGGGCGTTCAGTGGAACCCGTACACCACCCAGATCGAGCCGCACGACTATATCGCCGAGCTGTTTGACTGCATCGCGCGCTTCAACACCATCCTGATCGACTTCGATCGTGACGTGTGGGGCTACATCGCCCTGAACCACTTCAAGCAGAAAACCATCGCCGGTGAAATCGGCTCCTCCACCATGCCGCACAAGGTGAACCCCATCGACTTCGAAAACTCCGAAGGCAACCTGGGCCTGGCGAACGCCGTGCTGCAGCATATGGCGAGCAAACTGCCGGTATCCCGCTGGCAGCGCGATCTGACCGACTCCACCGTACTGCGTAACCTGGGCGTGGGCATTGGCTACGCGCTGATTGCGTACCAGTCCACCCTGAAAGGCGTGAGCAAGCTGGAAGTGAACCGCGACCGTCTGCTGGACGAGCTGGATCACAACTGGGAAGTGCTGGCGGAGCCGATCCAGACCGTGATGCGCCGTTACGGCATCGAAAAACCGTACGAAAAGCTGAAAGAGCTGACCCGCGGCAAACGCGTTGACGCCGAAGGCATGAAGCAGTTTATCGACGGTCTGGCGCTGCCGGAAGAAGAGAAAACCCGCCTGAAGGCAATGACCCCGGCGAACTACATTGGCCGCGCCATTACCATGGTCGACGAGCTGAAATAA
- the hflD gene encoding high frequency lysogenization protein HflD: MAKNYYDITLALAGICQSARLVQQLAHQGHCDADALHVSLNSVIDLNPGSTLGVFGGSETNLRLGLETLLGVLNASSRQGLNAELTRYTLSLMVLERKLSAAKGALNTLGDRIDGLQRQLDHFDLQSDTLLSAMAGIYVDVISPLGPRIQVTGSPAVLQSPQVQAKVRASLLAGIRAAVLWHQVGGGRLQLMFSRNRLTTQAKQILAHC, from the coding sequence GTGGCGAAGAACTACTATGACATCACCCTAGCGCTGGCGGGAATTTGCCAGTCAGCCCGTCTGGTGCAACAGCTGGCGCATCAGGGTCATTGCGACGCAGATGCCCTGCACGTTTCACTGAACAGCGTTATCGATCTCAACCCTGGCTCGACCCTGGGCGTGTTCGGCGGCAGTGAAACCAATCTTCGTCTCGGTCTTGAAACCCTGCTTGGCGTGCTTAACGCCAGCAGCCGTCAGGGGTTAAACGCAGAGCTGACCCGCTACACGTTGAGCCTGATGGTGCTGGAGCGCAAGCTGAGCGCCGCGAAGGGCGCGCTCAATACCCTGGGCGATCGCATTGACGGGCTACAACGCCAGCTTGACCATTTTGACCTGCAGTCCGACACGCTGCTGAGCGCCATGGCCGGTATTTACGTTGACGTCATCAGCCCGCTGGGGCCGCGCATTCAGGTCACAGGCTCCCCTGCCGTGCTGCAAAGTCCACAGGTGCAGGCAAAAGTGCGTGCGTCCCTGCTGGCAGGGATCCGCGCCGCCGTGCTGTGGCACCAGGTTGGCGGTGGCCGCCTGCAGCTAATGTTTTCTCGTAATCGCCTGACCACTCAGGCAAAACAAATTCTTGCTCATTGTTAA